The DNA segment GCGCCGGCGGGATTCGTTAGTGGACCAAGGATGTTGAAAACCGTGCGGACACCGAGTTCCTGCCGGGGGCCGATCATTCGCTTCATGGCCGGGTTGAATGTGGGTGCGAGCAGAAACCCGATCCCGTCCGCTTCGATCATCGTCTCTACTCCCCGTGGTTCGGCGTCAATATCGACCCCCGCGGCTTGGAGGACATCGGCACTGCCAGAGGATGAAGACACCGAGTAATTCCCGTGTTTCGCGACCGCCACACCCGCACCGGCTGCAACAATTGCACTCGTCGTCGAGATATTGATTGTATCGTAGTCATCTCCGCCCGTCCCACAGGTGTCGACCAGCGGGGAGCGGTCGGGGTCAATTGTCCGCATTACGTCGCGCATCCCTCGCGCAAATCCCGCAATCTCGGCTCCTGTTTCACCCTTCGTCCGGAGGGCAGCGAGCAATGCACCGATCTGTGTCTCGGTTGCTTCCTCGAAAAGGAGGTGTGTCACCTCGCGAGTCGTCTCGGCATCAAGGTCCACACCCTCGCAGACGCGAGCAATATGATGTACAATTTTGTCCATTAGTGTATTTTATAGTACAAGGAAGGATACTGGATCATATCAATCTACCGCTATCGACTGGTTAGATTATCGCTCGACAGTAATAGCGCTTCTCCGGCAGA comes from the Halalkalicoccus subterraneus genome and includes:
- the trpD gene encoding anthranilate phosphoribosyltransferase, whose translation is MDKIVHHIARVCEGVDLDAETTREVTHLLFEEATETQIGALLAALRTKGETGAEIAGFARGMRDVMRTIDPDRSPLVDTCGTGGDDYDTINISTTSAIVAAGAGVAVAKHGNYSVSSSSGSADVLQAAGVDIDAEPRGVETMIEADGIGFLLAPTFNPAMKRMIGPRQELGVRTVFNILGPLTNPAGAEAQLVGVYDPDLVPVVADVLARLAVDHALVVHGAGLDEITVHDETIVAEVSGSHIDRYRIEPEDLGVEAHDIEAIGGGTPEENAANLERIVTGVETGAKQDVILANAGATIYVAGLADSLEAGVAQARTAIDSGAAAAKFDDLRAD